The Thermotoga sp. DNA segment CGCGGAAGATGCTGTGGTTATCGACACAACCAACATGAGTGTAAACGAGGTTCTTCAAAAAATATTAGAGCTTGTCGAGGAGAGGATCAGATCTTGAAAGTCATCGTTGCAAAGAATATCGGTTTCTGCTTTGGAGTAGAAAGGGCGATAAAAACTGTTGAAAAGCTCTTAAAGGAAGGAAAAAGAGTTGTAACAGACGGTGAGATTGTTCACAACAAGTTGGTAATGGAAGATCTGGTGAAGAAAGGGTTGAAGATCTCCTCCGACCCTGCCGATGGGGATGTCTTCGTTGTAAGAGCCCATGGAATTCCAAAGAAAAAACTCGAAGAACTGAGAAAGATGTATTCGGAAGTGGTGGATCTTACCTGTCCCATTGTTTCTCAACTTTTCAAAACAGCACGGGAGTATGCTTCCAAGGGAAAGCTCATAGTATTTGGAAAGAAAGATCATTCTGAGATGGTTGCCCTGCTGGGGTACGCTTCTGCGATTGTAGCGAGAAAACCATTTGAAACGGAAGAAAAGAACGTAGTTTTTCTGTCTCAAACTACCTCTTCTCTGGACGAGTACAGGGAATTTGTATCAGAGATGATCAGAACAAACAACTTCAAAAAAGTCGTGTACCTGAACACGATATGTCCTGTGACCGTGGATCGGGAAAGAGAGGTAAGAGAACTCTCGAAAATTTGTGACCTTTCCATAGTGGTCGGGGGAAAACACAGTTCCAACACTGGGAAGCTGTTTCGCCTCGCATCCAGAAACTCCAGGGCCATATGGGTGGAATCATCCGATGAGATACCGGAAGGCGTAGTAAAATATGGTACGGTGTGTGTGTTCAGTGGAACTTCCACACCTGTTTCTTTGATAGAGAACATTGTTAGAAAATTAGAAGAGATGGAGGGGAAGTCTTATGGAACCTGTGGAATTCAACGATGAAATCCTTCGTCAGTACGAACCCGGTGAGTTCAGGAGAGGGCAAATAGTAAAAGGAACGGTTATTGGAAAGGAAGAGGACGGCATCGTGGTAGATTTCGGGGGGAAAAGTGAAGGATTCGTTCCAGAAAGTGAGTTGATCAAACCGGTGAGTGATTACAAAGTAGGGGAGGAACTCACCCTTCAGATATTGAACCTGAATTATGAGGAGAGATCCACTCTTTCAGAAAAAAGACCCATCTTCAGAGAGACGATGGAAGAACTGAGGAAATTTCACGAAGAAGGAAAGCCGGTCAAAGCCCGAATTGTCTCACAGTCAAAGGGTGGATACAATGTGCTATTGAAAGGCGTAGTGCCCGCTTTTTTGCCGGGTTCTCACTCTCTACTGAGAAGAGAAGATCCCCTTCCCAAAGAAGATGTGGATGTTCTCATACTGGATATGACTCGCACACGACGGGGTACAAGAATCGTTGTCTCAAGAAAAGCCATCCAGGAAAGGAAAGTGGAACAATTCTTCTCCGAAAGGAAAACAGGAGACATCGTTGAATGTGCAGTGAGGAGGATCACTCGTTCCGGGATTGTAGTCGAAATTCTGGGTGGAATAAGAGGTTTCATTCCAAGAAGTGAGCTCAGTTACGACACAAGGATAGTTCCCGAGGACATGGTACAGGTTGGTCAAACGGTCACAGCGAAGATTATTGAATTGGACAAAGATAGGAAAAGCGTGGTGCTCAGTATAAAACAACTTATGCCCGATCCCTGGAGCAAAGTAGAGGGAAAATATCCTCTCGGAAAAGTGGTGAGTGGGGAAGTCACGTCCATACATCCATTCGGTTTCTTCGTGAGGCTCGAACCTGGGGTGGAGGGGCTCGTTCCGCGCTCAGAAGTTTTCTGGGGAAGCAGCCGAAGAAACCTGGAAGACGTCGTGAAAGTCGGTGATCTTGTGAAGGTCGAAGTGATCAACGTGGACAAAGAAAACAGGAAACTCACCCTCAGCTACAGAAAAGCAAAGGGAGATCCGTGGGAAAACATCGAAGACAAGTACTATGTTGGAAACACGGTGGCTGGAAAGGTTACCTCCATCATAAAACAAGGAGTGTTCGTTGAACTGGAGGAAGGAATTGAAGGTTTCGTTCCTGCCTCCGAGCTTTCCTGGAGAAGAGTTGACCGTCCAGAAGAGGTTGTCAGAGTGGGAGAAAAAGTGAAAGTGAAGATAATGAACCTAGATAAGGAAAACAGAAGACTCTCTCTGAGTATAAAGAGAACTCAGAAAAATCCATGGGAGCGTGCTCTGGAAGAATTGGGAAAAGATTCCATGGTCAAAGGTACCGTGAAAAAGATCGTGAACTCAGGGGTGATCGTTCAGGTCAAAGAATACGATGTGGAGGGGTTCATACCGAACAACCACCTCATCAGTGAACCTGAGGAAGGCAAAACACTCAACCTTGTTGTTCTCAGGATCGATCCAGATGAAACATTCGGAGGGAGGATGATCCTGAGTGAAAAGAGGTTTGAAGAACGAATGAACATAGAAGAGTACAAGAAAAAGGTAGAAAAAGAAAATTATCAGAAATCCTTAGGTGACTTGTTGAAGAACGGAGAGTAAAACATGGCAACCGTGTTGATCGTTGGAAAACCCAACGTTGGAAAGTCCACTCTTTTCAATAAACTGGTGAGAAAAAGAAAGGCAATCGTTGAAGATGAAGAAGGGGTCACTCGTGACCCCGTTCAAGATACTGTAGAGTGGTACGGGAAGACCTTCAGATTGGTTGATACGTGCGGTGTGTTTGACAATCCACAGGATATAATTTCAAAAAAGATGAAGGAAGTGACCCTGAACATGATCAGGGAAGCGGATCTTGTACTGTTCGTTGTCGACGGAAAAAACGGCATAACAAAAGAAGACGAATCACTCGCTGATTTCCTTAGAAAATCAGGAGTGGACGTTATTCTGGTGGCAAACAAAGCGGAAAACCTTCGAGCATTTGAAAGAGAAGTGAAGCCAGAGCTCTACAGACTTGGATTTGATGATCCTGTACCCGTCTCAGCCGAGCACAGTCACAATCTTGAAACGCTAATGGAGAAGATTATCAAAAAACTCGAAGAAAAGGGGTTGGATCTGGAGACAAAACCGGAGATAACTGGGGCGGTGAAGATCGCTATTGTTGGACGCCCGAACGTTGGAAAATCCACTCTTTTCAACGCCATTCTGAACAAAGAGCGGGCACTGGTCTCGCCGATTCCCGGTACTACCAGGGATCCCGTCGACGACGAGGTGTTCATCGATGGAAGGAGATACGTCTTCGTGGACACGGCTGGTCTTAGGAGAAAGTCGAGAATAGAACCGAAAACTGTGGAGAGATATAGCACGTACAGAGTCGTTGAGAGTATAGAGAGAGCGGACATCGTCATCATCGTTCTCGATGCTACACAGGGTATTACAAGACAGGATCAAAGAATAGCGGGCTTGGTTGAAAGAAGAGGCAAAGCGAGTGTTGTTGTATTCAACAAGTGGGATCTGGTGGAGCATCGAGAAAAGAGATACGATGAGTTCACAAGTCTTTTCCGAGAAAAACTCTATTTTGTTGATTACAGTCCTCTGATATTCACTTCGGCGAACAAGGGATGGGGAGTGGAGAAGATAATCGATGCCATCAACCTGGCATACTCTTCTTACACAGCGAAAGTGCCTTCCAGCGCCTTGAACTCTGCTCTTCAGAAAGTGCTGGCGTTCACCAATTTGCCCCGTGGTCTTAAGATCTTTTTTGGACTTCAGGTGGACATAAAGCCACCCACTTTCCTGTTTTTTGTGAACAACACAGAGAAAGTCAAAGAACCCCAGAAAGTCTTCCTCAGAAGATTGATCAGAGAATACGTATTCCCATTCGAAGGCTCTCCCATATTTTTGAAATTCAAAAAGAGCAGGTGATATTGTGGAGTGGTGGGTTTTTCCCCTGACCGGGTACTTGATAGGATCAATTCCCTTCAGCTATCTGGTTCCAAAGTGGCTCAAAGGAGTGGACGTGAGAAAAGCTGGAAGTGGAAACGTGGGGGCAACGAACGCGATCAGAACGACGGGTCACGTTGTTGGTGGAATCTGCCTCTTGCTCGATGCACTGAAGGGATTTTTCCCCGTCCTCCTTGCAGGATCCATCTCGGAAGATCCAAAGCTCGTTTCCCTGACAGCGATATTGACCGTCCTCGGTCACGACTTTTCTGTTTTCATGAAGTTCAAAGGTGGAAAAGGTGTTGCCTCAACACTCGGTATCATCTTCTACCTGTCGTGGCCCATAGGAATTGTGTTCTCCCTTGTGTGGCTCTTTGTAGTGATGATCACTGGATACGCCTCTCTGGGATCACTCATTGGGCTCTATATTTCCGCACTTTTGGGATACCTTTTCAAAGGATACGACGCCGGCATGTTGATCCTGATACTCGCCGTTTTGTCAACTCTTCGTCACTCGGGGAATATACAAAGACTCCTGCACGGAACGGAAAGAAAGGTGACTCTCTTCAAGAGGTGAAAGTGTGAAAAAACATGTCATCCTTTTTCTTTTGTTCGTTACCCTGACTGTCTTTTCGCAGAGTGTCAAAGAGATGTTCTCAGAGGCAATAGTGGACTGGGCAAGGGGTGATATAGACTCCGCCATACAGAAAATAGAAGAGATCTTTTACAAACCTATCCCGGCAGAAGATCTAGCAGAGTTCTGGTACTTGAGAGCAAAGCTGATGATAGAAACCGGGCGTGTCAGAGAAGCTTATGAAGATTTGAAGAATCTGCTCGTCATCGTTCCCAACCAGCCTGAAGCTCTCTCGCTTGTCCACAACCTCGAATTCATCCTCCGAAACGAGAAGGTAGGTTCCTTCTACATGAAAACACTTCGCATCCTGGATGGGTTCAAGAACGGTGTGGAGTATTTCTTCTCACCGACGGACGTAGCTGTTCTGGGGAAGAACATCTACATTGTTGACCCACCAAACAACCGCTTGATAGAGACTGATGGATACACCTATAAGGTGAAAAAGCTGTCATTTCGGCCAGAGCAGGTCTTTGTTGACAAGGATGGAAACATTTTCTTGATCTCAGAAGACGGTGATGTTTATCGAAACGAAAAGAAGATAGGAACGTTTCTCCATCCTATTGGGGCAGGGGTACTGAACTCAGGGGAGTTTGTTGTAGCGGATGTAAACAAGATAGTCCTGATGAAGAACAACGGTGTTAAAGAAATACCGCTCAGTGGTAACCCACTGATCATGGATGCCGAAGTCTACAGACGACAGGTGATAGTCCTCGACGTTTGGAGCAACTCTCTCATAGCGACAGATGTAGACAGCGGCGAACAACAGAGAATCTCTCTTCCTGTTCCAGCGCGCTCTTTCGAGATGTTCTACGATGGATCGTACCTTTTACTCGACCAGTTTGGAGTGCTCTACCACTTCGACGGAAGAAGGCTTCAGAAGATTGGCTCGATCCCTCAGTATGTGAACATGGAGTACGATTATCCGTACCTTTTCGGAACAGATTGGAAGAATCATAGGGTGGAAATCAGCATCCTCAAATCCTCGGAGCCGGTTTTCGTACACATTGATTCTTTTGAGTTCACAACCGATAGGATGTCGCTCTACGTGAGAGTAGAGGACGCCTTTGGAAGGGATATAGATCTTGTTCATATTTTCTCGGACTTACTCGAGGCGCGTGGTCGGGTTCCCTTCGAGGTGTCTTACAGGATGAGGGAGTACACTACTTACATAAGTGATGAGGAGTTTCTTTCGAAAAAGATCTACCGGATGAACGATAGAAAGGGATACTGTGTGCTGGTACCGCCTGATACGGCGTTTTCACCCGAGCAACTCGCCGTCCTGAAGCTCAAAAACGTCAAACTCTACACCACGCGGGATGCACCACTCAAGTTGAGGAAGTTTTGCTACAAATCGGGTGGAGGCATAGACATGCCACACTTTCTGAAACACAACCTCTGGGTGTTCAGCTTTTCCTACGTCAAGCCTATCACCGAGGAGATCATACCCATTTCCGTTGTTTTCAAAACGCCCGACATGAACTACTCGGACACTGTGTACGTCACAAAGAAGGTGATAGAGCTTGAGCTTAAATGAGTTCGAAGAAGCGTATTTTGATATGAAGAGTGGAAAGCTGGATAGCGCCTTGGAGAAGTTCTTGAGACTAGCAGAAGAAGACCCATCTGCTGAGTTGTGGATCAACATCGGAAACATATACAGGAGGAAGAAACTTCTGGCAAAAGCAATGGAGAGCTACAAGAGAGCCATAGAAATGGACCCGGAAAGCGCAGAAGCCTTCTTCAACATGGGATGTACCTATTATCAGATGGGAAAGTATTTCGAAGCGTTGAATCTGATGAAAAAAGCAGAAGATCTCGGGTTGAAGGACTCAAGGGTGAAGATCGTAAAGGCCCTGTGTAAAGTGAAACTCAACTTTCCCAATCCCTTTGAAGGTCTCAGTGACGATGAGAAGAAACTCGTGAAAGATTTGACGAAGGATGGTTGAAATACTTCTGGTTCCAAATGAAAGGACAGCACGTGTAGAAGGATACCTCTTCTATCCCTCGAGAGACAATCTGCCTCTCGAAGATGTTTCTCTATCACCTGAAGTGAAGAAAAAAAGAGTAGAGATCCTCTGGAAGCTTCTGAAGGGAGAGGATCTCAAAATCGTCACCACACTGAAGGCCCTCACCGAACGGATTTTTTCCCCAGAATTTCTGGAGAGGAATTCTATCAAGGTCAGACGCCTTTCTTCATTCGACCTTACCCCCGAGAGATTCGTGGAGGCGGGATATGAAAGGGTCTTCACCGTTCAAATGCCCGGTGAGTTTTCCATCAGGGGTGGAATCTTAGATATCTTCTCTCCCGGGTATGACTTCCCCGTGAGAATAGAGCTTTTTGGAGATGAAGTGGAAGATATCAGATTCTTCGACATTACTACTCAGAGATCTTTCCGGGGTGTTGATGAAGTTTATATTCTCCCCTTTCTCGACGAGTATGGAAACAGTTCCTTGATAGACTTCGTAAAAAATGCGCGCTTCACATGTGAAGATCTAGAAAAAGTGTTGGAAGAATACCGAAAGATCAGAAGAGAGATGAAAGACCTTCTCAAGGAAAGATACGCCCAGTTCTTCGACGAGAGTGTCCTGGACAGGGTTTTGAAGAACATCGAGAAAACATCCTCAGTTGTATCCACCCCTTCTAGGAAAGAGGAGGAAGTCCTTCCTCTGGTAGACGTTGATGAGATAGAAGAAGGAGAGCTCGTCGTTCACAAAGAACACGGGATAGCCATCTTCGAGGGCATGGTCAGGTTGAGGAGTGTCCTTGGAGAACGAGACTATCTTAAACTGAGATACGAAGACGCGGTTCTTTACGTTCCGGTTGAAAAGATAGACAGGGTGCACAGATACATAGGTGATCCAACCCAGGTGAAGCTCGATAGATTGAGCAAAGGAAGATGGAAAAGGACGCTGAGAAAAGTTCGGGAGGACATCGAAAAAAGAGTACGAGAGCTTGTCGAGCTCTACTTGCAGAGAGAAGAAGCGAGGGGAATACCCCTCTCCGGTGATCCTGAGCTGGAAGAAAAGTTCGCGGAAACCTTTCCATATATAGAAACTCCTGATCAGCAGAGGTGCATAGAAGAAGTTCTGGCCGACTTGTCATCGGAGAAACCCATGGACAGGTTGCTCTGTGGTGATGCAGGAGTAGGCAAAACGGAGGTTGCCCTTCGGGCGGCTTTTCGTGCAGTAGTGTCTGGAAAGCAAGTGGCTGTCCTTGTTCCCACCACTGTGCTCGCCAGACAGCACTATGAGAACTTCAAGGAAAGGCTTGACTCGTTCGGCGTCAAAGTCGAGCTTCTTGACAGCTCCAGGACGTTGAGAGAAAGAAAAAAGATCCTGGAAGGGCTGAAGAAAGGTGAGGTAGACATTGTGATAGGAACGCACGCTCTTTTGAACAACAGGGTGGAATTTTCAGATCTCGGGCTTGTCATTATAGACGAAGAGCAAAAATTTGGTGTCGAACAAAAAGAAAAGTTCAAAAAGATGAGACTTTCCGTGAACGTTCTCTCTTTGAGTGCCACTCCTATTCCACGAACCTTGCACATGGCACTTTCTGGGATGAAGGACTTTTCGGTGATAAACGTTCCTCCACCTGGAAGAGGGCCTGTATATGTTAGCATCACCGAATACAGCGAGGAACTGGTAAAAGGAGCTATCGTGAGAGAGATAAACAGAGGTGGACAGGTGATCTACGTTCACAACAGAGTGGATGAACTCCCGGAGGTGTTCGAGAAACTGAAGAAAATGTTTCCAGAGTTCAGAATTGCTATGGCGCACGGTAAGATGTCCAGAAGGACTATGGAAAAGATCGTCCACGAGTTCTACAGCGGAAGCGTTGACATTCTTCTGTGCACGACGATCATTGAAAACGGCGTCGATATACCGAATGCCAACACCCTGATCGTCGATGATGCTCACAGATACGGTCTTGCCCAGCTCTATCAACTCAGGGGAAGAGTGGGAAGGAGCAACAGAAGAGCTTTCGCGTACTTTCTGTATCCAAAAGGAGTTCCGAGAAGCGCCCTGGAAAGGCTCAAGGTACTCAAAACGCATACAGGACCTGGTAGTGGACTGCAGATCGCCATGAGGGACATGGAAATGCGAGGCATTGGAGATGTTCTTGGACTGGAGCAACACGGAAACATCGTCTCCATTGGCCTGAAACTGTACAACGAAATACTAAAAGAGACCGTGATGAGGGTAAAAAGAAAGCAGGTTGAGGAAAAGCGCGTTATAAGTGTTGAGATAGAGAATCCGCCGGGGAAGTTCTTCATACCAGAGGGTTACATTTCGAACCTCATGGAAAGATTAAGGATATACAGAAGGCTAGCATCTTTCACTGAGGAAGAGGGGATCGAAGAAATACTCGAAGAGATGAAAGATCGATTTGGAGAACCACCAGAGGAAGTGAAGCTGCTCTTGGATTACTTCAAAATGAGGATAAGAGCGTCAAAACTGGGCGTGAGGAAAATCAAGTTCGATCACTCCATGGTGGAACTCTTTCCGAGCAAAGATTCACCGCTTCTGAAACATCCGGGATACAACCCAAGATCGGGAACTGTGGTTTTGTACAAGAGGGGTGACCCGATAGAGTACCTTCTGAGAGTCCTGAAAAACGAATAAGGGTGAGCTGTTGCTCACCCTTCATTTTCATCCATCAACGAAAGCAGTGATTTCAAATACTTGCTTCTTGAAGGATGCCTCAACTTTCGGAGAGCTTTGACCTCGATCTGTCTGATCCTTTCCCTTGTGACGTTGAAGTACTGTCCCACTTCTTCCAGCGTTTTCGGTTTTCCATCGAGTAGACCGTATCTCATTCTGAGAACCATGGCTTCCCTTGGGCTGAGTGTTTTCAGGACTTTTTCCAGCTCTTCGCGCATAAGCATCCTCATGGCCTCTTTTTTGGGAGAAGGTACCGATTCGTCTGCTACAAAGTCCTCTATGGAAGAGTCTTCGTCTTCACCGATCGGAGACTCAAGCGAGATTGTTTCCTTCGCCGCCTCGAGTATATCCTTTATCTTTTCTGGTGGTTTTCCCATCATCTTGGCCAGTTCTTCTACAGATGGTTCTTCTCCGTATTTCTGGTAGTACTCTCTTCTCAGCCTGTTCAACTTGTTTATCGTTTCAACCATGTGAACGGGTATCCTGATGGTTCTGGCCTGATCCGCAATCGCCCTTGTAATCGCCTGCCTAATCCACCAGGTAGCGTACGTGCTGAACTTGTATCCCTTCCTCCAATCGAATTTTTCCACTGCCTTAAGAAGACCAATGTTTCCCTCCTGTATCAAATCTTGGAAGGAAAGCCCACGTCCCATGTAGCGCTTTGCGATACTGACAACCAGCCTTAGGTTCGACGTTATGAGCTTTTCTTTGGCTTTTTTGTCACCCATCTGCGCTCGTCTTGCAAGCTCTCTTTCCTGGGCTGGTGTGAGGAGTGGTATCTTGCCAATTTCCTTAAGATACATCTTTATAGAATCCCTCACATTGCTGGTGTCGTGTATCTCAGGAGATTCCTTTTCAAGGAGCTCTTCCAGTTCCTCAGTGGAGGTCCCTGTTTCTTCCTCTGAATCGCTCTCCACGATGTTTATTCCATACTTTTCGAGTTCCTCGTATATCTTCTCTATCAAGTTCGTATCGAACTCCTCGTAATTGGGTGGAAATGCTTTATCTATGTCTTCATAGGTGATGTATCCCCTCTTTTTTCCCTGATTTATGAGTTTTTTTATCCGCTTTTCTATCTGAGAAGGAAACCTTTTCTCCTGTTCTTTGGCCTGTTCCTCTTTTGTGATAGCCTCTTTCTTTTCTGCCATACTTTTTCACCTCCTCTTGATTTTTCTCAAAAGGTCCAC contains these protein-coding regions:
- the ispH gene encoding 4-hydroxy-3-methylbut-2-enyl diphosphate reductase, with translation MKVIVAKNIGFCFGVERAIKTVEKLLKEGKRVVTDGEIVHNKLVMEDLVKKGLKISSDPADGDVFVVRAHGIPKKKLEELRKMYSEVVDLTCPIVSQLFKTAREYASKGKLIVFGKKDHSEMVALLGYASAIVARKPFETEEKNVVFLSQTTSSLDEYREFVSEMIRTNNFKKVVYLNTICPVTVDREREVRELSKICDLSIVVGGKHSSNTGKLFRLASRNSRAIWVESSDEIPEGVVKYGTVCVFSGTSTPVSLIENIVRKLEEMEGKSYGTCGIQR
- a CDS encoding 30S ribosomal protein S1; the encoded protein is MEPVEFNDEILRQYEPGEFRRGQIVKGTVIGKEEDGIVVDFGGKSEGFVPESELIKPVSDYKVGEELTLQILNLNYEERSTLSEKRPIFRETMEELRKFHEEGKPVKARIVSQSKGGYNVLLKGVVPAFLPGSHSLLRREDPLPKEDVDVLILDMTRTRRGTRIVVSRKAIQERKVEQFFSERKTGDIVECAVRRITRSGIVVEILGGIRGFIPRSELSYDTRIVPEDMVQVGQTVTAKIIELDKDRKSVVLSIKQLMPDPWSKVEGKYPLGKVVSGEVTSIHPFGFFVRLEPGVEGLVPRSEVFWGSSRRNLEDVVKVGDLVKVEVINVDKENRKLTLSYRKAKGDPWENIEDKYYVGNTVAGKVTSIIKQGVFVELEEGIEGFVPASELSWRRVDRPEEVVRVGEKVKVKIMNLDKENRRLSLSIKRTQKNPWERALEELGKDSMVKGTVKKIVNSGVIVQVKEYDVEGFIPNNHLISEPEEGKTLNLVVLRIDPDETFGGRMILSEKRFEERMNIEEYKKKVEKENYQKSLGDLLKNGE
- the der gene encoding ribosome biogenesis GTPase Der — encoded protein: MATVLIVGKPNVGKSTLFNKLVRKRKAIVEDEEGVTRDPVQDTVEWYGKTFRLVDTCGVFDNPQDIISKKMKEVTLNMIREADLVLFVVDGKNGITKEDESLADFLRKSGVDVILVANKAENLRAFEREVKPELYRLGFDDPVPVSAEHSHNLETLMEKIIKKLEEKGLDLETKPEITGAVKIAIVGRPNVGKSTLFNAILNKERALVSPIPGTTRDPVDDEVFIDGRRYVFVDTAGLRRKSRIEPKTVERYSTYRVVESIERADIVIIVLDATQGITRQDQRIAGLVERRGKASVVVFNKWDLVEHREKRYDEFTSLFREKLYFVDYSPLIFTSANKGWGVEKIIDAINLAYSSYTAKVPSSALNSALQKVLAFTNLPRGLKIFFGLQVDIKPPTFLFFVNNTEKVKEPQKVFLRRLIREYVFPFEGSPIFLKFKKSR
- the plsY gene encoding glycerol-3-phosphate 1-O-acyltransferase PlsY — protein: MEWWVFPLTGYLIGSIPFSYLVPKWLKGVDVRKAGSGNVGATNAIRTTGHVVGGICLLLDALKGFFPVLLAGSISEDPKLVSLTAILTVLGHDFSVFMKFKGGKGVASTLGIIFYLSWPIGIVFSLVWLFVVMITGYASLGSLIGLYISALLGYLFKGYDAGMLILILAVLSTLRHSGNIQRLLHGTERKVTLFKR
- a CDS encoding tetratricopeptide repeat protein; this translates as MSLNEFEEAYFDMKSGKLDSALEKFLRLAEEDPSAELWINIGNIYRRKKLLAKAMESYKRAIEMDPESAEAFFNMGCTYYQMGKYFEALNLMKKAEDLGLKDSRVKIVKALCKVKLNFPNPFEGLSDDEKKLVKDLTKDG
- the mfd gene encoding transcription-repair coupling factor; its protein translation is MVEILLVPNERTARVEGYLFYPSRDNLPLEDVSLSPEVKKKRVEILWKLLKGEDLKIVTTLKALTERIFSPEFLERNSIKVRRLSSFDLTPERFVEAGYERVFTVQMPGEFSIRGGILDIFSPGYDFPVRIELFGDEVEDIRFFDITTQRSFRGVDEVYILPFLDEYGNSSLIDFVKNARFTCEDLEKVLEEYRKIRREMKDLLKERYAQFFDESVLDRVLKNIEKTSSVVSTPSRKEEEVLPLVDVDEIEEGELVVHKEHGIAIFEGMVRLRSVLGERDYLKLRYEDAVLYVPVEKIDRVHRYIGDPTQVKLDRLSKGRWKRTLRKVREDIEKRVRELVELYLQREEARGIPLSGDPELEEKFAETFPYIETPDQQRCIEEVLADLSSEKPMDRLLCGDAGVGKTEVALRAAFRAVVSGKQVAVLVPTTVLARQHYENFKERLDSFGVKVELLDSSRTLRERKKILEGLKKGEVDIVIGTHALLNNRVEFSDLGLVIIDEEQKFGVEQKEKFKKMRLSVNVLSLSATPIPRTLHMALSGMKDFSVINVPPPGRGPVYVSITEYSEELVKGAIVREINRGGQVIYVHNRVDELPEVFEKLKKMFPEFRIAMAHGKMSRRTMEKIVHEFYSGSVDILLCTTIIENGVDIPNANTLIVDDAHRYGLAQLYQLRGRVGRSNRRAFAYFLYPKGVPRSALERLKVLKTHTGPGSGLQIAMRDMEMRGIGDVLGLEQHGNIVSIGLKLYNEILKETVMRVKRKQVEEKRVISVEIENPPGKFFIPEGYISNLMERLRIYRRLASFTEEEGIEEILEEMKDRFGEPPEEVKLLLDYFKMRIRASKLGVRKIKFDHSMVELFPSKDSPLLKHPGYNPRSGTVVLYKRGDPIEYLLRVLKNE
- the rpoD gene encoding RNA polymerase sigma factor RpoD; amino-acid sequence: MAEKKEAITKEEQAKEQEKRFPSQIEKRIKKLINQGKKRGYITYEDIDKAFPPNYEEFDTNLIEKIYEELEKYGINIVESDSEEETGTSTEELEELLEKESPEIHDTSNVRDSIKMYLKEIGKIPLLTPAQERELARRAQMGDKKAKEKLITSNLRLVVSIAKRYMGRGLSFQDLIQEGNIGLLKAVEKFDWRKGYKFSTYATWWIRQAITRAIADQARTIRIPVHMVETINKLNRLRREYYQKYGEEPSVEELAKMMGKPPEKIKDILEAAKETISLESPIGEDEDSSIEDFVADESVPSPKKEAMRMLMREELEKVLKTLSPREAMVLRMRYGLLDGKPKTLEEVGQYFNVTRERIRQIEVKALRKLRHPSRSKYLKSLLSLMDENEG